The Schaalia dentiphila ATCC 17982 sequence ACAGGTAGGCGGTCATCGAACGGCGACCGATCGCGCTGAGGAAGGCGCACGCGGTGCCCAGCTTTTCGCGTGGGCCGCCGCCCACGAGGGCCAGAAGCGCCAGCCAGCCGCACGCACCCGCGACCCCCGAGGCGTGGAACAGCGGGTAAGACCAGGCGGCCGAGCCGGCGAATGCCCAATCCAGCTGCATGAGCGCGAAAGGCAATCCTCCGAGCGCGCCGATCCCCAGGCCGCACGCCGCAATTTCGGACAGCAAAGCACCACGCCCCCGCGGGTCCTGGAGGAGGCCCCAGCGCGCCACGCCCACGCCGATCATGACGCAGGGAACCACCAGAGCCGTGAGGACAGTCATCGGCGTCGCGATGAGCCAGGAGGCAACAGACACCAGCGGATACCCCGCGTCCAGCGATGTGGGATCGTGGAATTCCAACATCATCGGTTCTCGGCCCACGAACGCCGCCATCGACCAGATTCCCAGCAGGCTCAAGGAGCCAATGAGTACGCCAACCAGCACCCGCAACCATGCGCGCGTCATGACGATCACCTCAGCAAAAATCACCGCAACCAGGCCGTACGCCCCGATGATGTCACCCGCGAAGAAGACAGCATGCACCAGGCCGAAGGCCAGCATCCACCAGCCGCGGCGGCGAATCAGACGCGAGGCCATGCGGCGAACGTGACGCTCGACGTTCTCCTCGAGAATCTGTCGTTGGACGGGATGCCAGCCGGCAACCTCCTCGGCAGTGAAGGTCTCCATGACGGCCCGGCGCTCACGCTCCATCGTGCGCGAGGCCATGATCGCCATGCCGAAACCGAACAGGATCGAGAAGAGTGGGTAGGCCCTGCGGTCAACGAACAGGGTCCGCGCCAGGTACCACCACTGGTCGGCGCTCCCCATCGCCGCAAGCGCCGCACGCCCGGCGTGAGGCGCCTCCGGGAAGTATCTGAGCCAAAAGGGGACGTTTGCCAGCGCAATGAGCGCGAGCATAAAGCCGCGCGCGACGTCGGGGGCCGGGTATCGAAGCTGGCGTTCTCCCGTGAAAGACAGGGTATGCATGGCGTCCTTCCTCGTGGTGCTGTCGGTGCGGCAAAGGGGCGAGGCCGGAGAGTCTGTCCGGGCCTCGCCCCTGATCGCGTTACATGGGTCAGTACATCGCTGACATCATGGCCTGCTGCTGAAGCTCTTTGGTCTTACTGCCGGCTCGAACCACGAGGACGATACCGACGATCAGCAGGACGACGCCGGTGACGCCAACCGCGGTGCTCCACAGGAATGCGAAGCCGACCGTGTTCGTAAAGTCATTGGGGCTCACGCTCATGCCCGTCATGGACGCCTTCTGGTCGACACCTTCGCAGCGGACCGTGTAGGTGCCATTGTTCAGGCCGTCGATGTAGTAGAGCGACTTGTCGCTCTGGAACGGGGACATGTCGTACACGTTGTTGCCCGAGTCAATCATCTTGCACGTAGTTGCCTCGCCGCCCGAGATCTGGAGCATGTAGCTGCCGGCTCCGCCGACCTCAACGGTGCCGCCATTCGAGAAGGTGGCACCTTGAGCCAGAGCGCCAGCCATATCCGTGACGCCCTGGAACCACAGGACAAAGAAAAGGATGGGAGCGGCGACAAAAGACGCGAGGACGCCCAGGACGATGAGAATGGTGCCGGGGGCCTTGCTGGGGCCCTTCACGATCGGCATCGGGGCCGGACCACCGTAACCCTGGAAGTTCTGAGGCCCTCCCTGCATCGGCATACCCTGCATCGGCATACCCTGCATCGGAGCTCCCGCTCCGTTGTCACCGTACTGGGGCCAGGGTGTGCCCTGATCGCCGGGGACACCGTAGGGGGGATTCGACATGTGCGTGCCTTCCTGAAGAAAACTTTGCTTAAGCATAACAATGCGGCAGGCAGACTGAACAGTGCGCCGACGCGATTGGAACGCTCAGATAACCCTCGATCGTACGCTGTTTCCTGCCGTGGAGGAAAACGCCAGAGGGAACCACAAAGGGGACGGGGCCCGGGATAAACCCCCAGCCTCGCCCCCTTTCGCGGAGCTTGAGTCAGCGCACGGCGCTCAGCATGGATTCCTGCGTAATGCGGCGGCGCTTGCCGTTCACCTTCACCAGGAGAACGATGCCGACGATCAGGAGAATCAGGCCGACAACACCGACGACGGTGCCCCACACGAAGGGCATGGCGAAGACCTTTGTCACGACCTCAGGCGATGCGTTGAATGCGGTGATGTTCGCGCCGCTGGCGATGCCGTCACACTGCAGCACGTACGAGCCCGCGGGCAGGTTCTCTGCCAGGTACACGTCCTCGCTGCCAGCGTAGGGTTCCAGCTCGTAGCTCTTGTCATCTGCGCCAATCAGCGAGCAGGAGGGATCCTTGTGCGCGTCGGCCCGCACCATGAAGATGCCATCCGCGGTCACAGTGACGACGCTGCCGTTGGCGGTGGTGCCACCCT is a genomic window containing:
- a CDS encoding DUF418 domain-containing protein, giving the protein MHTLSFTGERQLRYPAPDVARGFMLALIALANVPFWLRYFPEAPHAGRAALAAMGSADQWWYLARTLFVDRRAYPLFSILFGFGMAIMASRTMERERRAVMETFTAEEVAGWHPVQRQILEENVERHVRRMASRLIRRRGWWMLAFGLVHAVFFAGDIIGAYGLVAVIFAEVIVMTRAWLRVLVGVLIGSLSLLGIWSMAAFVGREPMMLEFHDPTSLDAGYPLVSVASWLIATPMTVLTALVVPCVMIGVGVARWGLLQDPRGRGALLSEIAACGLGIGALGGLPFALMQLDWAFAGSAAWSYPLFHASGVAGACGWLALLALVGGGPREKLGTACAFLSAIGRRSMTAYLSQTLLFILICGLSISFGVRSLGVAVSGLIALVVWALIGLVCVIAEAMGSSRGPAEWVLRWLVAKSAKKRPMPVFVPVPVVRSDVSTGVAQASSLPVTPVPASGVEPNGSVQGSTCDSE